Below is a genomic region from Jiangella gansuensis DSM 44835.
AGGTCACCAAGCAGGTGGAGGCCGGGTATCCGCGGGTCAAGCTCAAGATCGCACCCGGCTGGGACGTCGAGCCGGTGCGGCAGGTCCGGCGGGCGTTCCCGGAGCTCATGCTGCACGTGGACGCGAACGGCGCCTACGGGGAGTCCGACGACGAGCTGCGGGCACTACGGGCGCTCGACGAGCACGGCCTGTCCATGATCGAGCAGCCGTTCGGCCCGCGGAACCTGCTGGCGCACGCGACCCTGCAGCGTGACATCGACACCCCGATCTGCCTGGATGAGTCGGTCGACTCCGTCGACGACCTGCGCACCGCGCTCGTGCTGGGCGCGCTGAAGGTGCTGAACATCAAGGTGTCCCGGATGGGCGGGCTGGGCGCGGCCGTGCTCGCCCACGACGTCGCCGGCGAGCACGGCATCCCGGTGTGGTGCGGCGGCATGCACGAGTTCGGGGTCGGCCGGGCCGCCAACGTGGCGTTGTCCAGCCTGCCCGGGTTCACGCTGCCGTCGGACGTGTCGGCGTCGGAGAAGTACTACGAGCGCGATGTGATCCTCCCGCCGGTCACCGCGGCCGCGGGCGTCGTCGAGGTCCCGGCGGTGCCGGGGCTCGGCCACGTCGTGGACACCGAGCTGATCGAAGCGGCCACGCTGCGGACCACGACCGTGCGCGCCGGCCGTCTCGCCGAATAGAACGGAGCCGTCATGACAACGCCCGCCCTGCGGGACACGAACCGGGCGCC
It encodes:
- the menC gene encoding o-succinylbenzoate synthase, with protein sequence MLVTEASLHLVRLPLVHEFRTSSHAKKHLEHILVRLTDADGAVGWGEIASPTDPYYSPETVDTCWLVAERYLLPAVVGRSWQHPSEVAAAWAKVRGHRFAKAGVDIAAWVLWATGRGVPLAQALGGTRRSVVAGVSLGIEPTIDALLAEVTKQVEAGYPRVKLKIAPGWDVEPVRQVRRAFPELMLHVDANGAYGESDDELRALRALDEHGLSMIEQPFGPRNLLAHATLQRDIDTPICLDESVDSVDDLRTALVLGALKVLNIKVSRMGGLGAAVLAHDVAGEHGIPVWCGGMHEFGVGRAANVALSSLPGFTLPSDVSASEKYYERDVILPPVTAAAGVVEVPAVPGLGHVVDTELIEAATLRTTTVRAGRLAE